A window from Gottschalkiaceae bacterium SANA encodes these proteins:
- a CDS encoding response regulator transcription factor, producing the protein MNKRILVAEDNFEIRKVLELYLSNAGYEVTGADHGLQALEEMKTVQFDLAIVDLMMPKMDGFELIQEVRKVSNMPIFILSAKNEDFTKIMGLNLGADDYVTKPFNPLELVARINASFRRMDQVQASEDSRDHGHIIAIGDLQLDLNAMMLKKNGQEIELTATEYKVLLLLMQNPNQIFSKRRICENVHGAYYETDENAIMVHVSHIRDKIGNNINQKSYIKTIRGLGYKIENA; encoded by the coding sequence TTGAATAAAAGGATTTTAGTCGCAGAAGATAATTTTGAAATAAGAAAAGTATTAGAATTATACTTGAGCAATGCGGGATATGAAGTGACGGGGGCAGACCATGGTTTGCAAGCTTTAGAAGAGATGAAAACAGTACAGTTCGATCTGGCAATCGTTGATTTAATGATGCCAAAAATGGATGGATTTGAATTGATCCAAGAAGTTCGTAAAGTTTCCAATATGCCGATTTTTATTCTTTCAGCTAAAAATGAAGACTTTACTAAGATCATGGGCTTGAACCTTGGCGCAGATGACTATGTGACAAAACCATTTAATCCATTAGAATTAGTCGCTCGAATCAATGCTTCCTTTCGAAGAATGGATCAAGTGCAAGCGAGCGAGGATAGTCGTGACCATGGACATATCATTGCAATTGGCGATCTGCAGCTTGATTTGAATGCGATGATGTTGAAGAAGAATGGGCAAGAAATCGAGTTGACAGCGACTGAATACAAAGTCTTGTTATTGTTAATGCAAAACCCCAATCAGATTTTTTCAAAACGGAGGATCTGTGAAAACGTCCATGGTGCTTATTATGAGACCGATGAGAATGCAATTATGGTGCATGTCTCTCATATACGAGATAAGATTGGAAACAATATAAATCAAAAATCTTATATTAAGACCATAAGGGGGCTGGGATATAAAATTGAAAATGCCTAA
- a CDS encoding carbohydrate kinase family protein — protein sequence MKQTLIIGSTVLDIILDVTGLPRTAQDLHIKQQTMVLGGCAFNVQNIVQLFQVPHLFCSPIGTGVYGDYVAKQLTERGLDPFIRIKEQDSGCCYCYVEPDGERTFLSYHGAEYTFQEKWLNHINMKDYDSAYICGLEIEEPTGDEIVSFLKKNKNLEIYFAPGPRFPNIEKNKLDELFLLSPVVHLNREEIMTYTKKETLEQAATALYARSHNTVIITDGDNGSFVFDDQEMHHIPVQPTKVVDTIGAGDSHIGAIIACRKLGYSYVESLSIANKISAKVVATKGSTLPVEDFPFSIGS from the coding sequence ATGAAACAAACCCTGATCATTGGTTCAACAGTCTTAGATATCATACTCGATGTTACCGGCTTGCCGCGTACTGCTCAAGATCTACACATTAAACAACAAACCATGGTTCTTGGAGGTTGTGCCTTTAATGTACAAAATATTGTTCAATTGTTTCAAGTCCCTCACCTCTTCTGCTCTCCTATTGGGACCGGAGTCTATGGGGATTATGTTGCTAAACAACTGACTGAACGCGGGCTTGATCCCTTCATTCGAATTAAAGAGCAAGATAGTGGATGTTGCTATTGTTATGTAGAGCCCGATGGAGAGCGAACCTTCCTTTCCTACCATGGTGCAGAATATACCTTTCAAGAAAAATGGTTAAATCATATCAACATGAAGGACTATGACAGCGCCTACATTTGTGGCTTAGAGATTGAAGAACCCACAGGTGATGAGATTGTTTCCTTTTTAAAAAAGAACAAGAACTTAGAAATATACTTTGCCCCAGGTCCTCGTTTCCCCAATATCGAAAAAAATAAATTGGATGAATTGTTTTTACTGTCTCCAGTTGTACACCTCAATCGAGAAGAGATCATGACCTATACAAAAAAAGAGACCCTAGAACAAGCTGCAACCGCCTTGTATGCTCGTAGTCACAACACCGTTATCATTACTGACGGCGACAATGGTTCTTTCGTTTTTGATGATCAAGAAATGCATCATATTCCTGTTCAACCAACAAAAGTCGTTGATACCATTGGGGCTGGTGATTCCCATATCGGTGCCATCATAGCCTGCCGAAAATTGGGCTATAGCTACGTGGAAAGTCTGAGTATTGCCAATAAAATCTCTGCCAAGGTTGTTGCCACCAAGGGAAGTACCCTCCCCGTAGAAGACTTTCCATTCTCTATCGGATCATAA